The genomic stretch ggcgtgatggccatatgtatcatgttgatggcggtggtgttgagttggtcatccaccacttctcttcttgtcaaactctttgggtctcgtggtgaatagccctcctcgatgatacgccaaagctcggttgATGCGCTGCGTACatgtgaacgcattaagaattgccaattttcaaagttgtttgactcaagtaacggtggcgaaccatgcgacaagatatgtggcataggtattggaacatttacggtgtaatcacttggtggtggcacctcatgataacccccagacgttccgcaaccggtgtctcatccttcccctttgttgaagtgcctgGTCTCCCCAATCCCTTCCTTTTGTGAATCTTTTGTCGCTTGCGCAACAAAATCAATAAGAGGAAAGGGGTTAGCTTTTGGcgggggatcctcggcacttgctttaGGATCAACAATAGGGTTCGGTTtctgagcaaccaactccatcatcatcgccttcatttggttaacgatggatgactccaatttcttgaggtcatccaacgtagccgttgtggtatcgacgggagatgatggagcgggtggcacaagggaaggtgacccattcgccACACCCGCATCTTGTTCAGCCATTtcgtaggcggtaaagcccgagcaagaaaaccttgctctgataccacttgaatggatcgtagtgaacaagaggggggggggaatGGCGCTacagcaagttttagtctttttcaatttttagtgcaacagaaggtaaaggtgataactttagtgatagcggtgatcctacaatgatcctaggacaagtgcaactagcaaaggaatcaacaagatagtaagagtaaggagcgggacaaccgggggcgcggagacgaggcgaggtttgtttcccacagttccttccacgataggaagtacgtctgcgttgaggaggtgctagtctcacagaaGAGACTAGACggacacaccacgaaggaaggcctcaccttcttcctcgagagagctccacgaaggtgctcccccttctccactaaggcaccggtcgaggcggtgattccttcacaaggttggggcgagctccacaccacaaggaggctcccaacaacccatggagctagtacaacaccaagctagcctccatggatgcactttctccaatgtcccacaataggaaccctaacaccaagctccactaaggaatatcaaggattggtgaaatctctcttggtagaactatagatcggggtctcctccaccattcctcaaaatttgggcaagattggttggatggttggggaggtcctcaaggattaagctcagcaacaatggaggagagagagggaggagagataaaatcgtgttggggaagaaggagcccttaaataggctcctccaaatccaaccgttatgtccaagtttttcctaagcggtactaccgcttttgggaagcggtactaccgctccgagTTCGAATTCCCAGtatctggtccacgtggacgcagagcggtactaccgctcgtggtaccgttcgaggtaccgcaacagggtccaaaccttactggactcgaagcggtaccagagcggtactgccgtaactagtttacGGTACCTGACCGGAGCGATACTACCGCTCTTGGTACCGCCgaggtaccgcaactcgtactgtgggacaatttcagcgcagaactcagagcggtaccgtggggcggtacctatagaggtagcggtactaccgctacaggtaccggtggtaccggcctggctaaaactggttttctcccctttttctctccagccatgtcacctcgcgatacacacacaaaagcgtaaaacctatcaactacgcttcggccttctgatcttgacgtgtccaacgaggtcaccgtgcacttgcaaatctaacaatgatactcacggcacacggtgagattactcaagtgttgtcatcaaacacaaaaCTTGGAATTTAAACTTTGCTCTTACACCGTCAAAGGGGACAAACGACTCGGTCCCACAAGTTAGTATTTTtttaaactgaaaagacaattccAAATGTTGGAATGTCTTGAAAACTTGCATGCGGTCGTAGTGTATGCATACTATTAAAGGGGAAAACGACTATGTACCACAAGTTATTATTATTTTACTAAAAAGACAATTCACTACGTTGGAATGCAGCGAAAACTTGCATGTGGTCGTAGTGTATGCATACATTGTAGTTTAGAGGTTGAAATAGCAAATCTCATACTCCCAAGTTTATGATATAGTTATAATCAAATATTCTCCGGTGTCCATCACATGGAAAAACCTCGAGGTTAACTTGTCCCAAATATTAGTGTATTGTAGTTTTAAAGGTAGTGGATTGTGCTTCCCTTTGATTTGGAAATAATCTTCTCAACATATAATCTACATCTACATCTACACTACTATTAAAAGAGCGAGAGCGGCAGATCCAAATCATCCCAGCCATCCAATCAACAAAATCACCGGTTCAGATTTAGGCTAAAACAGTGTTAGACGCCACCGTCACCTCCCACCATAATCAAATCACAAAACCGCGAACCatcagataaaataaaataaaaaccgcTATGCACGATCCTCCTCGCCCCCCACCCCCCACACGCCGCCGCACCGTGCACTCCACCCTCGCGCACTGGGCGCCCCCAAGCACGCCGCACACGCCGCCGCACGCTGCAGGCCACACCCCGCACGCCGCCCCCGCGCAAGCCGCCCTGAAAGACGCCGACACGCTGCAGCCTGCAGGTCGCCCCCAGGCGCCGCCGCCCACTGTAGGCCGCCCCCAAGCACGCAGACCTCAAGAACGCCACCGCACACACGCATGCTGACATGCTGCAGGCTGTCCCCAAGCACGCCGCCGCACACGCGCACGCCGCCGCCTACTGCAGGCCGCCGGGCTCATCCGAGGTCACCTCCCGTACGCCGCCGGCGCCCTGCCCTGTCCAACCTCGCGCTGGCCGACGCGATTTGACCTGCGCACTGCACGCCGCCATGGGTTGTTTTCGAGTCGCAAGGTTCGACTTCACCTCACTAATTTTCTGTTATTCTTCGATCTGTTCATTAGCTTAGAAGTTTTTGTTATAACGATAAAATAGTCAACATGAATTATGTTTCATAGATAACAGTCCTGCTAAATTGTGTATTCATTGTGTTACGGCAAGTAGCAGTCAGCACAGTATATTTGGCTATTAGCTTCTGAAAAGCAAGAATTCAACATTGATGAACATTCAGTAGCCTAACTTCGAATTAACTTAATATAGTTCTTCCTTATTGTAATGATGTTGACTATTTTTTGATGACCAGTGAATGCTTTCTGCAGTTTGACGATACCTCTACTACGGCCGTATCAGTGGCAGGTTTGTTCCTCTGTAGTGTTTAGATCTGAACTTCATAGCTAGGCAATGTTCACAGTTAACACTGCTGATACTTGCAGCATCAAATACAGGTTTTGCGAATTGACATACTGGATTTTTTTGGATGCACCTGTTCCATACATTTGTGAGTTTCCGAGATTTGAAATTATTTTGTTTCAGATAAATTAGAGAGGACAATGCAGAAATTGTAGTCATCTATTTTTAGCCTGCATACTTAGAAGGGAATCAGGCCATGTCCCTTTAAATAGGCAATGAAATTGGACTAAGGTCCCTGCCTATCTAAAGTGACGGGATCCAGTTCATGTCTATCCACTATCCATGCATGACTTTCTGGAGATAAATCAACTCATTGTGGATGTAGATTAAGTCTGCTCCATTCCCGCAAATTCCGCAACTGTGAGAATTCCTTTCTGCCTTGCGCCTACATTATTCAAGACTTGTCGGAGAAAAGTTATCTTGCACGAAATGCCCTATTTATGAATGCAGTCTCACAGTTTTGTTATAACTTCAACACCAAGATTCCTTATCTTAATTTCTCCCAGCAGATAACTTGTACTGTTATGTGCTCAGAGGAGACATCAGCATTAGGAATTCAGCCACGCATCCTGTTGCCTTCACAGTTATTGTCACTTAAGTTACATACGTGCCGCGGCGCCTAAGGTGACTCCTGTCTAGCCATTTTCTGTTATTCTAGAAAAAATAAAGATTGACATGGTTCCATGTAAACAAGCACGAGTTGCTAGCATCAGTATCTCTCCCAATATTCTAAAGGTGAATTGATTGAGCCATGATGCTCGATTACAACAGTTTATGTTAAGCTGAATCAGATTCTGGATTCCAATTTATACTAGCATAATTTTTGTTTGAGGAAATTAGCAAGGCTATTTTAGAGATAAATTTTAGCTTACTTGAAAGTCACATGGCACATAAAGCATGCAATGACAGGTTTACATTCTCATTCACTTTTTTTAATTCTTTCAAGTTTATAGTATAACATATTTATCAGATTTTGGAAATCACAATACTTATGAGATTTCTTTACATGGTTTTAGCCTTTTAGGTTGGTATGAATGGGTTGTCATCATGGCGCTACACAGGAATAAGGGCGTGTTTGGTTCTGAGCCAAAGTTAGCCCCACGAAAAATTGGTGCACCAATGCTATATGCTGGTTTGGTGGTTTAGTTGGATGCTCAAAACTTGGATAGCCCAGCCGAGTATGTAAGCGTGCAGTTAAATTTTTCACTGATCCCCAGGCGGACTGAGGGTGGACGACTGCTGCGCCAAAAAGTTGGTCAGACCAAAGATTTGGTATGGCTCTGTGGATTATACCAAATAGGCCCTAAGAGCCAACGACGAGGTGAGGAGGCAGAGGTATTGAGAATGGCTACTATGGTGGTGTGGTGCTGGTAGGAGCTTGTACTTTGTAGGATATCACAGATTAATGTTTGAACCCTACTACTAGGCAGTGCTTTCCCATGGATGGCACCAGTAGCGGTGGAATGGGGGAGTTCAATGCATTCTAGAAGATGTGTAGTTGCTGAAATGAAGATCGGTGTGGCATCAGTTTCTTCCTATCTTTCCCTGGTAAATAATACTACTAAGAACTAATCATTTATTTCATCTCGACGCAATTTCACAATTTATTTTCTTGTGCCATCTAAACTCCTGTCTGCAATTTATATCTACTTCAAATGCTAATTTCTTGCATGCTCTATATGTTTGTTTGGAAGTCAGTCATTTTAATCATGTGGACTCATTTTGTTCCACCGTATTGGTTAGATGACCTGTTCGAATTTTCTTTTGTTATAACAAATATCTTGGTGCATACCTGGTTTGATAATTTTTCAGCTAATTCCAGGAGCAATAATGGTTTGGGCGAAAATATGATTCCTTTGTATGAGTTGAACAGAAGCTTGCAGCAGAAAGTGTATTGACCATCTTGGAAGTAGATGTCGTACACCCCCGGGAGATTATGGAGGCGTGCAGTTGATCTGAGAGCTAAGTGAGTGATCGTTGAGGAGCAAGTCAATAAAGAAGATTCCTCTCTATTTTGTAGACTATTCCAGTAATACATATATTCTAATTATCCATACATGCACCTGCTATTAATTTAAATGCATACTATGTGAAGACTTTATCTGATTTCTCTCCAATAGTGCAATGGCAAACCATGTTCGGTTACCTGCTTCGCGGTTGTTTTGTGAATGGTGAAACTTAAAATTGTGCTGCCCGTTTTGTGTATGTCCTGCTGCCATTGTTATGTACACTCACGAGCTTTGTTAACACATATGTCTGTTAAGGTTGAAATTAGTATACATGCCACTTCATTTGTGCAGCCAGTGGTGCATGTCATTGTGTTGCTTTGCTTGGATAGCTGCATATACCTGTGATTTTTCATATGCCTCTGATTTCACACAAATGGATGCATGTATACATTGGATAGTTGTTTGGAATCATGTCGTGTGGAAATCAATGTTTTTATTATTTTGTGTCCTCAATTTTACATGGCTTCAAATAATTACAAATTCAATTATGTTAGTTTCATTTATATCAAAATAATATGTTATTtaacacgtgcattgcacgtgcccgATTACTAGTTAAACAAAAACTAGATTAAAATGTACATGTAAGAAAAACAACTACTCGTACAATGTACTTTTGTATCCTGTTAGGCCATGTACAATACAAGGTGCTTAGTTGTGTGGTTacaaaaaaatgaattagtgctaggaggaactagacactaaatgatacagtagaagcgggaccttggcgtgagaattccagaaattcgttcCAAATAGGATTCGAACTGTCGTTGGGGTGCGCAACTGCAACCCCAACCACTTAGCTAAACCGAACTTTTTGTTTAGCACATGTACTTATTTATATAGGAGAGGTGCCTAGTCAGGCATCTGCCAATTGTAAATAAGCACTAGTGTTTAGACAAAAAAGCTGGTATATTTTGCTAAGCATCTCTCTAAACCCATTGTACAAAAGAGGACCAATTTCGTGTGCAAAACTTGTCTGCTCTCTCCTTACTCCCACCTAGTCAACTGTCTCTTGGTATCTCCACACCCATGGACGAGGCGTCGTGGCGGCGGTCGTGGATAACAAGACGTAGTTCCGTAGACACCACCAGATCCAACGTAGATAGCTTATCCATCGTACGAGAGCATAATCTGGTGGTGCCAagctcatcatcctcctcctccccctcctcctcctcctcctcctcctcctcctcctcctctccccttcgGCCAAATCTGGTGGTGTCGGCAGAAGGTGTCCGAAGAGAGGGAAACCGGGAGGAGAAGGTGCTCCGAGAAACGCTCGTTCAGAGAGAAGGCCTTAATGGCGCCTGGATGCGTGCGGGTGCGGCCTGGCGGTTCGATGTAGACGAGGGGTAGCTACCGCGGCCTGATTCCCCATCCCAGAGCCCTTCGATCCGCGGGCGGCACTGCCGTATCGGAACCATCCCTGCGCGGTAGTCCTTGTGGTACCGCCATCGTGCCGACGATCTAGGGTTAATCTGTTATTGTTTTATCATATGCATGGTGCTAGACAGTCTACATGTTAATGTTGTTAATGTTTAGTGTACTCATATCCGCGAAATATCTGGCAAACATTGAGCCTTTTTCTCTTACACTTGCAGTTCTACAAAAAAGGGGTTTGCTTTGCAAAGTTTCGAACTTGATTAATCTGTTTGAACTCTTTTGTATTTACATGTCGAGCTAGCCTATCCAAATGGTCATCGGCAGTCCGAAACGATCCGCGCGGATAGACAAACAGCCTGCGCATGCTCCAgtggggcgacccaaacggatcgACCCGTTCACTCCGCGTCCTAAATTTGGGAAACCGATCCGTTgacgcggacgctgcgcggacatcGCGCGTGTTCGGCTGCGCGTGGCGTGAGCCCACTTGGAAGCGACCCGACAACAGAAGGTTGACCGTCTGCAGCGTTTGCCATCAAGGCCATCGTTGACCACTGCGCTCGCCGCCTCAACTCCTACATCAACATTGATGCCGATGGCGCTGGAAGCTGCGCTTGGCATCTCAGCTTCTGCGTCGGCATTGATGGCCAGCAGTACTTCGCGCCTCCTCCGTAGtacgcgcctcctcctccgcagtACGCGCAACCAGCGGAGGTGCCTGCTTAGGCGTAGCAGCTGTGGACACCCCGCTCTTCGTCGACCTCATCTCCGGCAACGAAGAAGACAACGACGCCTgaatttagtttaggttttactTTAAGTCTACGTAAATTATGTTTGAATCAATGGAATTTTAATTAATTTTCGCGCGCTTTTTAAAATTCTGTCTTTGTATTTGTTTTCTGTGCGTGGGCTAACTAGCCAGCGGACGGAATGGGTCGCGCCGCTGCGCCCACTATCCTAGCCGGTCGGACCACGAGACGCATCTTATCCGCGAGATGACCCAAACCGATTGAATCGGCCCGATGGAGATAATTCGAACGTCGGTTGTACGTGGCAGGCTGGAGGCAAATGCAAGTCAATCCATGGCGCACGATGTCCATTGCCAAGATCTCCAAAACTTTGCCACTCTGGCGAGCAACAAGCGGAGGTGATGAGAATGAGATGAGACAGAAAGAGAGTCAAAAGCTAAAAAAAGCAGCGAGGAATCTAGTGGTGTACCACCCTTCCTCCCTCCCCCTCCCTCCGTTTCCCCTTCCCCCCCTCCAAAATTTTTCACCTCCCACTGCGCGTCCACGACCGCCGAAGCTTCCAGACCCTTCTAGGGCCTCGCCCGCCGTCGCCGTTCCCTCCTCTCACGGCGAGGCTGCTTCGCGGAAGGCGGAGCTGCACTGGGGGGGACGGtggggtgctagggtttgtgtCCGTGTCCGGGccgcggcagccggcggcgcccACGTAGGAGGATGCATATGATGCGGCGGCTCAAGAGCATCGCCTCAGGCCGCTCCTCCGTCTCCGATCCGGTGCGCATCCTCCTTCtctccccccctctctctctctctgccccTACCCCCCGGTCAGCGATTCGCGTCTTGGCCGCTCGCGGGATGCTGCATTTGGTGTTAATGACCCGAAACCAACCCGCTGGTTCCTTTCCGCGGATCTTCTTAATCTCGCTCGACCAGCAGCATCCTTGGTTTGCTTGGTAGCTATTAGCATTTTTTTATAGGAAATGTATGGCCTGTTTCGCTGTCAGGTGGAAAATGCTTCAGTACGATGTTGGCATTCAGCTACTTGCGCTTGTTTGCTTCTGCTAATCATTTGTGAGGTTGGACAAAAATGATAACATTTTGCCACCAATGCTGCAGCACCGTGAAATGTATATTTCTTAATAAGCATCATTCATCTATTTTATAAGTTCATGAAGAGATTTGATGCTCCATTTCTGCCCTCATGTTTGTTCCGTACCATATACACTCTATTGGTTCTTCAGGCAAAAATAGTTTTCTGCATTGATTGGTCAGGAATTGTCGTACCATATAACTATTGCCTTTAGGCCCTTTTTGCTCATGTCCCATAGGGTAACCATGACCTGTGCAGCCTCAGAAGCCTTCTTGCGAACAAAAACTTCGTTGCACAAATTACAAAACATTGAAAAAGAGCAAGAGCATTTTGTTAAAAGACATTGGGCAGTGTAATTGTCGATTGGTGGAATTTTTTGATAGATGCAGTTTGTCGGTTGTTTTGGACTGCCAGAAAATGGCTTCCATTGTGGCAAGAAATATGGATTTCAGTGATTGCTTAATTGTAGTGGCATGTAGCCTCTCTATGTTTCTCAAGTTGCGAACATTCATATCCAAGTTATTGTTCTTACCAGGGTGGTGACTCTGGCTCAAAAAGGCCAAAGTTTGATCAGGATGGTACGGGAGATATTGTCGTCGAACCACATCTATCTAATGATAAACCTATGCGTCTAGACAaagagtcatcatcatcatcctctcatAGAGATGCTGAGGCAAGCACATCTACTAGTATGAATCCTGCTAAAACTGAAGAAACAGCTGCAGATCTTCCAGAAGGAATGAATGATATGAAAATAAGTGATGATAAAGTTGATGGCCATAATGATAAGGTTATTTTGCTTTCTCTGTTCATGGCTTGTTGATTTGACGCCATTTATTCTTTTGCTATTTGTGTGATGTTTTTTTTCCTGACTGTAGGACGCTGAAGGGGTTGCCGTTGATGGAAATGGAACAGAAGCAGGTCAGGTCATTGTGACAACGATAGGAGGTCAAAATGGGAAGCCAAAGCAGGTGATGCATTTTTCAATATCTTCACTACTCTCTCATACATGCTCTAGTGTCGGATACTTAATTCTTGGAAAACTTCTTATGTTCCATTGATGAAAATTAGTAATTTTGGGAACCCTTATCGATAAAATTCTGCATTATGGTGCCTTTTATAGGAATATGCGTAGTTGGTTTTCCTGTAGCCGTGTATTGTAGCATCAAACTATTCCCTGAGAATTCAACAGCCCGGTATTGATGATACTAATATATACTCTAATTGTTTTACAGAAGGTCTCGTACATGGCAGAACGTGTTGTTGGGACTGGTTCATTTGGTGTAGTATACCAGGTGTGTTAATAGGCCATCCTCACCCTCATACATCACTATACTTTCTCTTACTGAGTATATTCGTAATGCTGGGGCCATGAAGTCATTGATAATATCTTGTACAACAGGCCAAGTGCTTGGAAACTGGAGAGACTGTTGCCATTAAGAAGGTGCTGCAGGATAAGAGATACAAGAACAGAGAGCTCCAAACGATGCAATTACTTGACCATCCAAGTGTAGTTCAGCTAAAGCATCATTTCTTTTCGACAACAGAGAGGGGTGAAGTTTACCTAAACCTTGTGCTTGAATACGTCCCGGAGACAGTTTATCGTGTCGCCAAATACTATAATCGGATGAACCAGCGTGTACCCATACTATATGTTAAGTTGTATACGTATCAGGTTCGTGAAATGTTCCACTGCAGTGTATATATTCTTTCAGACAGTTAGTTTAGGTGATTCTCAAAAAGTTTTTGTTGTTCCATCTTTTCATAGATGTGCCGGGCCCTTGCATATATCCATCGTGTTGTTGGCGTATGCCATCGAGATATTAAGCCACAGAATCTATTGGTAAGTCTCCTTAGGCTTCTTTATTAGACACATCTTCTTGTTTGAACAGTGCAGCATCATTGCATGCTTGCAGGTTCTCTCATTCAATGAAGTGACCACCTACAGTATATGAAATATTATTTCATTATATCATAAGTAATGATCAACTTACTGCAACTGATCAATCTTTCAGGTCAATCCACATACACATCAACTTAAGCTTTGTGATTTTGGGAGTGCTAAAAAACTGGTATGCTCGAGTCAGTTACTTTCTTGGTATTGTGTTTTTACATGTATTGACAGCACACGATCCCATTTCAGGTCCCTGGAGAGCCAAACATCTCATACATTTGCTCGCGGTACTATAGGGCTCCTGAGCTAATATTTGGAGCTACAGAGTATACCACGGCAATTGACATCTGGTCTGTTGGTTGTGTACTAGCTGAGCTTCTGGTTGGTCAGGTATAGAATCTCATTCATTAGTTGAGGTTATACTTATTTGATCAATTCCACTTGATCCCTAAGGGGACGTAATTATAGAGTCTATTACTCTTGATTGCTTAAAGAACATTGGAGTTTCTAAACATTAGAATGTGATCAGCAACATCCAGAAGGCGCCCTATCATATCACTGAACATATTTAGATCTGCATAAATCAAGCTCTGTTAAAGTACACACATATCTTATCAAATTTATTTGACATTGTTTCATTTTAGAAGGCTAATACTTCAATGGAGAAAGTCAAATTGATAATTACTGTTCTGTTGGTAAACTCTTTTCTGTGCATGAGCTGGACTTTGTGTTCACTTCTCTTTTTTTCTCTCCTGAACATTGAAATGGCAGCCTCTGTTTCCTGGAGAAAGCGGTGTTGACCAATTGGTCGAAATAATAAAGGTCTGTATCTCCTGCCAAACCATTGAGTCCAGTATGTAGGTTCATAGAGTTAAATCAGTATTTCTTCTCCCAATTCTAGATTTTGGGTACCCCAACAAGAGAAGAAATCAGATGCATGAACCCGAACTACTCCGAATTCAAATTCCCTCAGATAAAAGCTCATCCCTGGCACAAGGTTGGTAGTCCTTCCAATGTTTGTTCTGTTAGCCTAGGCTGCTGTAATTTGCTTGCCTAATTTTCTTCTGCTGCAGCTTTTTGGTAAGCGCATGCCACCTGAAGCGGTTGATCTGGTGTCAAGGCTACTTCAGTACTCACCAAGTCTGCGCTGCACAGCTGtaagaatgattttatgcttgagcCATTTGAACCAACCAATGAACATATCAGAACGGAATTACGGATGCATTGCTTGCTAACACTAAGTTCCTAACTCTCCTTCAGTTAAAATGCAATACCTTTTTGCTTCTAAGTTGTGGTGTTACCTTGGCATCTACGAATCATCACCCTACTAAATTGGGGATAAAGAAGAAAAATCCTTGAAGAATTGAGTACTGTTCTGACCACAAATTCCTGATTATACTTGCAGGTTGACGCTTGTGCCCATCCGTTCTTTGATGAACTGCGGGATCCCAAGACCTGCTTGCCAA from Lolium rigidum isolate FL_2022 chromosome 4, APGP_CSIRO_Lrig_0.1, whole genome shotgun sequence encodes the following:
- the LOC124706050 gene encoding shaggy-related protein kinase epsilon-like, which translates into the protein MHMMRRLKSIASGRSSVSDPGGDSGSKRPKFDQDGTGDIVVEPHLSNDKPMRLDKESSSSSSHRDAEASTSTSMNPAKTEETAADLPEGMNDMKISDDKVDGHNDKDAEGVAVDGNGTEAGQVIVTTIGGQNGKPKQKVSYMAERVVGTGSFGVVYQAKCLETGETVAIKKVLQDKRYKNRELQTMQLLDHPSVVQLKHHFFSTTERGEVYLNLVLEYVPETVYRVAKYYNRMNQRVPILYVKLYTYQMCRALAYIHRVVGVCHRDIKPQNLLVNPHTHQLKLCDFGSAKKLVPGEPNISYICSRYYRAPELIFGATEYTTAIDIWSVGCVLAELLVGQPLFPGESGVDQLVEIIKILGTPTREEIRCMNPNYSEFKFPQIKAHPWHKLFGKRMPPEAVDLVSRLLQYSPSLRCTAVDACAHPFFDELRDPKTCLPNGRSLPPLFNFSGAELEGLPVELLHRIIPEHMRK